The segment GGCCCGTCATCGCGCCCAGGGCATCCTTCATGCCCCTCGCGCTGTCGGTTGTCTTCACGATGAAGGTCTCGGGGCTGTAAAGTTCCACGCCGGGGTTCTCCCTGAACATCCCGGTGACGGTGGGTATGCCCAACTCCTTCGCCGCGGCGGCGCAGACGTCGCCGCAGGCCACGCCATAGCGCCCGGCGTTGAAGGCGGGTCCGGCGAAGAGGATGTCGGGTTTGAACTCGCCGACCATCCTTACGCATTCAGCGCGGGCTTCCTCGATGTGTTCCCCGTAGTAGCTGTCACCGCAGACGATCGTTGCCGCCACCCTGGCCTTGTCTCCAAGGAGGTTCTGAACCTGGGAGGCGAGCCCGACGGCCCCGAGACGTACCGATGGCGGCACATGGGCCTGCTCCTCCCCTCCCATACCCGCAAAGAACTGGTTGATATAGCAGACGACTATCTTTGTCATCACCCTCACCGCCTCGTTTAGACCCACCGGGCCCCTATCCTGCTGAAGCCGAGTTCGTTGGTGGAACCGATGATCGCCTGGAGCTCGACGAACATCGAGCCGTCTTCCCGGAGGCTCTCCTCGGCGCCTCCGGAAAGGTTAGAGATGGAATCTTCATACCCTATGACCTTGTCCATGGGAGGAAGCATCACCATCTCGTTGACGTTGCCTGCCGAGACAAAGGCCGTGATCTCCGGCGCGGCGTCGGCAAGGCCCTGGCTCTTGCCGTCGGTCCCCGCCGCCTCGTCGGAGATGACCACCGTCTTTATTCCGAGTTTTTCGCACTTGGCGGCATTCATGCAAAGGTCCGTGTCGGGGTTGCCGTAACCTTCCTCGGAGATGACCACGCCGTGGGCCCCAAGAATCCTGGCGAGGTTCGCGTTGTAAGAGGAGGTCCTTTCCTTGCCGGCAAGCCTCGTGTCCTCCGGGGCGGGTATTACGCCGAGGAAGACCAGGTCCTTTCCGTGCCGCCCGTAAAGCTCCTCCACGATGGGGTCGTTCAGGTGATGCCAGGTGGTGTTCTTGTCGCAGGAGGAGACGCAGTTCCCGGAGACCATGGCCCCGTCCATCTTCTCGTTGGGGTGAATCAGGGTCGGGACCAGGTGTTTCATGTCGGCCCCGTAGAGGAAAGTGTCATGC is part of the Thermovirga sp. genome and harbors:
- a CDS encoding beta-aspartyl-peptidase, which produces EPRFAKAELELARPGESLRIIPVKDVIEPRCKLSGPGEVFPGFVGGMQTVGEGSTLVLDGAAVVTCGPIVAFQEGLIDMSGPAADYSPFSRTNNVVLVVEPAQGIDRHSYEAALREMGLRLGWYLAHLCRDARADEIKIYEMEGPVRESAKYPHLPRIAYLCMSITQGLLHDTFLYGADMKHLVPTLIHPNEKMDGAMVSGNCVSSCDKNTTWHHLNDPIVEELYGRHGKDLVFLGVIPAPEDTRLAGKERTSSYNANLARILGAHGVVISEEGYGNPDTDLCMNAAKCEKLGIKTVVISDEAAGTDGKSQGLADAAPEITAFVSAGNVNEMVMLPPMDKVIGYEDSISNLSGGAEESLREDGSMFVELQAIIGSTNELGFSRIGARWV